The segment CGATCGCGACTCGCAAATCGGCTCGACCATAGTCGTGAAGTAGCTGCACAAATTTTTGAATGCGAGGGACATAGTAAGCATCATCATCCCAACGATCGAGGAGAATCAAGCATCCTCCCACTCGTTGCTGAAAGCATTCGTCAATGTAGTCAGAATGAAGCGAATCCGCCCCATTGATCGAGTCAAAGACCTCACCAGGATAATCCCTAGCAACCAGGACAATCCGTTCCTTCTTAAAAGGCTGCTTAATCCAAATATCGAATGAATACTCAGGCAATTCATCGATATTGTCAGTTGGCAGCGTTGGATCTAATGAGAGTCCCTGACAGATCATGTTCTCTGCTTTATCGGCGAGCTTGTGAGTGTCCTCCCCAACCGGATCGATCGTAAATCTCTGGCTTTTGAACTGTCGATGCCAGTAAGCAAGACCTGCCATAAACGTCGTTTTTCCAGTCCGCCTCGATCCGATGATGGTGATAATTTGGTTGTGCTGTCCGGGCTTACTCATGGTGTCGAAAAATAGTGTCGAAAATCAGGCGGATAAAAAACTAGCAAGGTAGATCCAAGGCAATTCGAGCAGTGTGCGGCTATGAATGCTGGTGATAAAACAACGGGCTGCACAGTCGCGCTGTGTATTAATTCGATCAATCTGTGCTTGAATCGGGTGAAAATATCGCTGGGAGACATAGCGGTGTCGATCGAGCCATGCCATTTGCCTTCCATTCGGATTGTAAATGAGTTTTTGAGCCTCTGCTTCATAATCACAAAATAAATCGGCTTTATTGAGACAAATCGCAATGTGTCGCGCTTTAGCACAGTGACTTATAAAAAACTCGACCCAACTATCAAAGCGATTACACCACTGTCGCTGAGTCATGTAAGGCTGGGGATCAATGGTAGGCTTTAAGATTTCGCGATAGGGAGGCAAGATTAAGAGCACCCCTTCACTCTGTGTGACTGTGCCGAGAAAGCTCAGCCAATCCTCCTGATTGTCGGTCTGCCAGGAAGAGCGCCAAATTTCACCCGGTGTATCCATCCACTTGACCAATAGAGGCTTGGGGATCGGAAGCTGGACATTCACCTCCAATGGGTGCTCTCGAATGCTATCGGTGGCTCGAATGGTATCTTCTGTGCCAAACAGATTCGCTTTGAGAGAGTCATAGTCAATGCCTGAAACCTTGACATAATGCCCGCGAGGATTGATTAACTCTAAGGCAAGATGAGTTTTTCCAGCTTTTCGATCGCCGATGTAAACAATTGCCATCGCTACTCCCTGACCTGGGCTTGCATATTACTTAGGCTGCTAATTTACTTCAGTTAGATAGACGGATAATAAACACTATTTCTCAGTTTTTCAATTTGATCTGGCAAATTTTAATAGAAAGCGTTACTCTCTAGATGGATCTGGCACTGTTTTAGTCATTGTCCTAGCAAGTCTGTACAAAGTCCCAAGCGATCGCCGCTCCAACTTCAAGCGCTGAAAGTATTCCAGATATCCCGCAGAGTCGTGGTGCGAAGGGAGCTTCGTACTCTAGTTTTTATTGTGTGCAGTTTCAGAAGTTGCTAATTTACCCTCTATGTCGAGAGCAGAAAAGATTGAGCAGATCATTGCTAAACGGCAACCTCTCGTTGCCATCGTTGAATCTAATAAAGCAAATCTCATCACGCTGAGTACTTCATTGGAGTCACTACAGGAGCGTTGTAGCCAACTGTTGACACATCGCACAGAGGTTGAGATTAGTAAGGGGTTGAGGAAAAAGTTAGATGAGCTACGGAGCGAGATTGCAACTGCGATCGCAGATCTCGATCGATTAATGGTAAGGTTCAAGCGACCGACTTTAAATATTGGAGTAATTGGGCGGGCACGCCAGGGGAAGAGTCGTCTACTGCGGAGTTTAACAGGACTGAGTGAAGTTGAGATTCCGGATAGTCGCGGCGAGTTTTGTACAGGAGCACGCAGCAAAATTCTTCACTCAGACTCGACTGAATCAGCCACCGGACAAGCTTACTTCTACTCAGAACAAGATTTTTTACAGGAAGTCATCCACCCTTACTATACCAATCTATCGCTTGGCGAACTGCCCGCCACGCTTGACGCTCTCAAAGAGATTCCCGCTTTACCCGAGAACAAGCAGACTCTATCCGGTCGTGCGCTCTATGGTCACCTGCGTAAAACTTATGTCAAGCAGCTAGATGACTATCGCCCCCTCTTCTTGAAAGGCGACATCCCAATCACAGCAGCCGAAATTCGCGACTATGTGACCCAGGATCAAACGAATGATCAGGGGAAACCGATTCTCAACTATCTCGCCGTTCGCGAAGTCGTGATTACTTGTCGATTTCCTCAAGCCGATATCGGCAAGATTGCCCTCGTCGATCTGCCTGGAATCGGGGATATCAACTATGTTGACGAAGAGCGCCTGACGAATACTCTCAGACAAGATGTCGATTTTGTGCTGTTTGTCCGAATGCCAGGGAGCAAAGGAGATAGTTTGCAGGATTTTGATGTGCAACTCTATGAGAAAGCCCGCGAATCTCTCAAAGAATTGCCCATCCAACTGTGGTCGATGATGGTGCTGAACTGGGTCAAGGGCGATGAGAAAACAGATAATTTTCACCTCTGTGAAAAGTACATTTCGAGAATGGATGAGTTCAACATCGAGGTCAGCGATCGTGTGATTGCCGATTGCGATGATAGTAGAGAAGCTCAGACCAAAGTTCTCGATCCAGTTTTAGATTACTTAGCTCACGAAATAGAAGCATTAGACAAGCAGTACGCTCAATCCTGTCAAGCTCAACTTGATCAGTTGCAGCGAAAAGTGTTGGTTGAACTAGAAAAAGCAAGCACAATCCTCGTTCAGGCTGATCTTTACCAGATTTTTCAAGAAAACTTTGAAACATTCTGGAAGAGAGACTTACCCGGAGCGCTAGAAGATTTCATTATTGACAAGTCGCGTAAGCGTAAAGACTCTGAAGCTCAGTTCAAAGCAAAAGTAGCGAACGTCATCAAAAAATGTCAGACAGAAACCCGACTGCCTTCTAGTGTAGATGTCAAGATTACTCGTGATTACCACGAATCATTCAATACTGCCTACAATAGCTATCTTCCTAGACTCAGAGCGGATCTAGCTCGTCAATTTCTATCCTTGGATGGTCAGTTTCAAGATTATCTGGAAACCGTCAAGTCTGAACTGACAGATGTCTTAGTCAAGAAAGCAAAGCTCAAAGGGCTTTCTTCAGCGAAAGGCAGTCAGTTTTTTCAAGATGTCTTGGAGCGAATTCGGGCTGTTCCGGGTGCAGAGGCTCAATTTCGTGAGATTCAGCTTGGTTTCGAGACGCTTTCTGTGTTTAATGTTTCCTATGCAGGTATCATTCAGCGGCAAGTTCGAGCGTATCTAGATAAGCTTACTCCTGATGAAAGTGAAGTAGCTGATCTCAAACCGATTACTAGCTCACAAATTCACGAGCAAGTGCTGGAGATTGTTAAATCAGCAAGCCCGGAGGCAGTGAAAGGTCTGACATTCGATCACTGTCTTGAGGTGATCAAGCAAGCTTTTCCTGAACCTTCGCCAGTTCCTTCAAATCCAAGTGGCGAGACGATCGCCTTTACCCTCTCTCATTTTCTCAAGAGCAGTGACGTTCTTGTGCTCTGGCAACTTCCAGTTGTGAAGATGATGATCGAATTTGGCTTGGAGCGACTCAAATCCGCGATCGCTCAGTCTCCTGAAGTTCTCCCCAGTCCTCGTGTGATCCATAGCGAACTACTAGAAAAAGACCCAGATGTCGATAGAAAGCTCCCGATTGAGCAGATTGAAGCAACCTTGAAGCTTCTGCGAGATAGAACGATCGACGGATGCGATGCAGTATTGCAACAAATGCTGCATGAGCCGAATGAAGTGGCTTATGTGATGGTGCGAGAATTTGTCGATCGAGTTCTGCGGGCTGAATCTGCGGAACGGGAGTGGAATCGATTCCTTCATCGTGAGCAGATTCATGTTTGGGAAGAACTGCGTCAAATTGAGACACGAGCGAATCAGCAACAGGAGTGGCAAAAATTAGTCGATGCAGCAAAGCATCATGCTAGTAACCTAAAAGTTATTGCTTAGCGACCAAACAGCGTTAACAGCCAGCCAAGACCGCCAACCAGCAACAAACCGATGATGACAACAGAACCAGGATTTTTGGCAATCACGATCGAGAGATCGAGTAAGTCTACAATGATTTGAACATCTCTACTGCCCAATCCTCGTAATCTTCCAATTACAAAAGCCATCGTAAATCGAGAAGATAAATCTTGCTTGAGTGCCTCTGGTAAGATGTTAGAAACAGTATTTTGATAGTAAGACCATCGTCCCGTTAAAGCATTGCAGTAAATTCTTTTGAATAGCCCGTACTGTAACCACTTCAGAAACACTGCCAGCCAGGGAACAAAATGTTTAACAAGCGGATTGTAAGTTGATCGAGTGGGCATCTGCTTCGGCTGAGGAACGATCGCAGTCTGTTCGCGATCGAGATTGTTTAAAATTCTTTGTTGCTCTTGCTCTTCATCACGATCGACTCGATCAGCAAAAGCATTTGCAGCACGCAGCGCAATTTGTTGTGCTGCTGGATTACTTTCGCTGGTCAACCAAGAATGATACATTGCTTCCTCAATCTGGGTCTGAGGACGAGCTTGCTTTGTCCAGATCTGATACCTGTACGAATAGTTGCCGATCTGAATAGGCTTAGCACTCCAATAGTCTCCTCCAGACAGTTGAACACGCTGCTCAACATAGATGTCAGACAGTAAGTCTGCAATCTCTTGCCACTCACTCTCTTGCAAATTCGCCACCAAAGATTGCAGTTGAAACTCAATTTCATCAAAATGCGATCGTGCCTGCCGACAAAGCGCAAACAGAATTGCTTCGCGCACGAAAGGGTGCTTTTCTCCTTGAAGCATCTGCTGTAATCGATCGACGATGCTGCTTGCTGTGAGTTGTCCCAATTCTGGTTGAGGTTCAATTTCTCCATAGGTTCGCGCAACCGTTGCAAGCAAACTCTCACGCGATGTTACTTTCGCTGGATCAATTACTTCAGAAAGTCGTTTCCGTCCTTCATCTTCCCAATGTTCAAGAATTTTTATCGTAGCTTCTGAGTCCCTGCGATAAGTCCCAGCCAAACTTGCTGCGATCGCTTGATTGAAGTTGATGATCGCAGAATGCGAATGAGTCGGACTCACCTGCTGCTGAATCTTATCTTGTAACCATTGTCTCAACTGCCTGAGATGAATCTGCAAAGCTCTAGGAAGTGTGTAGCTCAGGAAGACATCTCGGACAACAGGACTCGGATCAGTTGCTAATTTTTCCAGGAGGTCACAACACTCCTGAGACAGCCCCGTTGACCCCTCCATTCCGCGAGGCGCGTCATAGAGCGCGGCATAGCTGATAGTTAGCGCAACCGTTATTTTGATATAGTCCTCCGCTTTTGAACTTTTACTAGATTCACTGTTACGTCCTCTCAAGATCGCCTCAACTTGAGCAATAATGTGCCGCGCTTGCATCAGGTCCAACCAGGAATGGAGCGTTTTGAACAGTTGCTGATCAAGTGAGTATTCTGGGTCGCGCCATCGTGCCATTGCATATGCCGCAGTCGCTTGCACATCAGTGTTTGGATCTGCTGATAGTTGTAGGAGTGTTGTCTGAATTGCATTTTCCGAAATCGAGCCAATATCACTAATCGTTTCAGCGATTACAGTTCGGATCTCTTTGCATTTTGTATCACTTCCATATAATTCCAAATTTGCTAATCGCCCAACGACTGACTGCCGAATCAGATCTACTAGCACAGGCAACGCAGATAAAATTTGTCTACGATCGCTATGCCAAGCAATTTTAAACAAAGTCCGCCGTTGCTTTGGAAAGCGAATTGCGATTTTAGTACCCTGATTCTTAGTTTCTGTGAAGTTGAAGAAGGTATGAAGGTTTTCTAAATCACGATAATCTAACGCCCGCAGGGAAGCATCTCGTCGCTGCCAAACTCTCTCTACAATCTCTTCTAAAGCCGCAAAGAACTGATCATCAAATAGCCCATCAAAAAAGCTCAAGCCTAGTGCAAGCAGTCGATCTCGTGGCTGCTTCAAATGGTGATGATACCAATTACTTAGCGCTTCCTCCTGAGAAAGCGTATTGATCAGTTGAGGCGCATCAGCGACACTGCCACGAGATAACTCATACCAGAATAATTTTGTGCTGCTCGGTTGTCGCCAAGCAGCAAATGTCACATCAGTACTCATTACAATATAGTGTTTACAGAGATTTGCAGCTTTCTGAATGCGTGCTAGGTCATAGCCGAAACTCTGAGGATTCACCTGTGTCAGAATAAAGACCGTTGTCTTTTCAGTGTTCTGTAGCTCGATATCGATACTTTGAGGATCAGAACTGCGATACCATTCCTTGGAGATTGCCTCCATTCTTTGAGCGCTTAGAGACTCAATCAAACAAGCTGCTGTGTGCTTTGCTAGAGAATCTTTATCAACATCAGAACTCCCAGCAAGGACTAAAAATCTCTGGTTCGTCAGTCGAGTGAGCAACTGTGAGATCAGATTAGGACTTTTGAAGGTTGAGGGTTTATAGCGATCGAGAGCAGGTTCAAAAAAGTCAGGTTTCTGTTGAATAACAGTTTGGGAACCAATCTGAGTAATATCTCCCACTGTGAAATCGCCACCAACATCAACATCCTCAAAAATACTCTGCTCTAAGTTGGGTTGGCTCATAAATACTAACTTCCCTCAGTTGAATCTCCGTTAATCTGTAAATTTATGCACCCTATCCAATGAATTGCTAACCTGCGAATCTTGACTCAATTCTCTACAGTTTTCTGTGAACGCTTTGACGAATATCTCCTATCTTTAAGTCGCCACCTACGCCCAAATTACGACCTACCACCTGCTCAGCAGCACTTCCCTCACTGATCTGTTCAATATTGCCAATCTCTACACTGTTCTTGATTCGCACCGAGTCAAGAACAACCTGCAACATAGGGGATTGAGATTGGATACGGTTAACAAAATCACGCAGAAGGGTAGCAAAATCTGGATCGCTCTTCATCTGACTGAGCAGGATTGTCTCTAACATCTCTAAGTTAGCTTCTGTTGGATCTGCTTCCGCAATTGCTAAGACTCCATCTGTATTTGTTGACTTTAGCTTATTTTGTACAGCGTCACGAGTTGCTTGAACCATTTCGCTACCCTTTGTCAAAGCTACTTCACCGACTTTCTCGCCTACTTTTTCTAAAGCTTTGGGAATAATATATGTTGTGACTGCTCCAGCTAACAATGAAAGTGGTTCCATTTGAGCAACTCCTAAAGTATTTTACTGTCAATGTCAAAGGGTGTGATGTATGAATGAAAGGCATTGAATAGGGAGCAACGTGATATGTTTGCTCCCTCCTAAAAACTTTGATAAATATAATCTACCGCATTCGCAACTTGTCTAAGTATAACGCTGGATCGAAGCAAAAAGAAAGACTCACCTTCTGGATGAAAGAATCAGTTCTAGAGTCTTGAATTATGCTGCACAATTGCACAAACTTCGGGATCATGATCCTGAAGTTGTGAAAATACGCAAGGTCACCGCATGTACCGACGTGAAATTCGCTATACTTGCCGCGGCGATATGCAAATGCTGTTTAGTATGAATCCGCGCATTTGTGCAAGTTGTCCCGTGAAGCAGCATTGTCTGTCCGATGATTCTAAAAACACCAAAGGGAGACGAATTTCAGTCATCCGAATGAAGCTGCCTCCGATTCCAGCAGTCGTATTAGAGCCTGAGATTACGGTCATTGCTCAAACTCCGATTCAAACTGTACAAGGGACTCAAGCTTTGATCTGGACAGATATTCCAGCCACTCAACTGCGGCGAGAGATTCGGCAACATTTGAGGCGACACCAAACTCGAATTGAACAGAGCCATTCAGCAACTCAACCCGTCGAATCCGCGATCGTTTACTTAACTCGCAGCCAACGTGCTTACTGACGACTCGCTTGGGCAGAACGGCTGAAACGCAATGCCATCCAATTCAATACACTCCAGATTTCTGCCGAGATTTTTGGAGTGTCACCAAAGTTGATTGTCTTCCTCAACAGCCTATTTAGTCGTCCTTGAAAAACACTATGCGAAATCGTAGAACCTAAGCAGGTTCTACCTCTAGAACCATCACAGCGCGAAACAATTTGCGAAGATTGAACCCGCACCCTGCGAGTAAAGCATTGAGACTATCGCCAAGCTGCCCTTTGAGATAGTTGCGCCCTAAACAGTGGTCGCTTTTGCTATGTCCAATCACAGGCTCAATGGCACTCCGCCGTTTGAACAATCGTCGCGCCTTCCCGGTGCGTTTGCGGGTGTCACAGACGAGAACTTCGACATCCTGCGGGTGATGGTCTTTGCCCCGAAATCCCTGATCCACGGTGGCATGGTTGGGACGAATGTCTGTGAGTCGCTCGACTTGCTCAATGGCGGGAGTGAGAGTGGAGCCATCATACGGGTTGCCATGCTGGGCAGCAATGCCCACAATCCAATTGCTGGCGTTCGTGGTCGTCAGCACGACTTTGCAGCCAAACTCGTAGGGTTTGTGCGCTTTGCCTTTGGCGATGCACTCGACTTCTGGAGCGTGAATGCTGTAGCACTTGCCTTTGTCCTGCTTCTGCTGTTGATAGATTCGCTTGGCAGATTTGAGCAAGACCGCAACGGCTTCGGGCATCGGCTTCAGTTTGCGTTCTAAATCTCGAATCACTCGTCCCAAGTAGGTGCGTAAGATGCGGGTTTGCTTCTGAGCGCGTCGTCCTTGTCGAGCAGCGGCATAGCGACTTTGTTTGAGCAGTACTTGTTTGCCCACCCGCACGTAAGTTTGTCGCAACTTCACCTGATGTTTTCGGGCCATCCGCACCAGCGTTCGTCTGGCTTTGTCGTACAACCGCGCATCGGTAGGAAACGCGATGGCTTTCTCTTGCACGGTCGTATCGACAATCACTTGCTTCACATCCTGGGGTGACAATGCCTCGCATTGCATGGCGGTCTTGATCACTTGTGACAGCAGTTTTTCCAGTCCATCGACTCCGACTCGTCGTCGCCAGTTCCCTAAACTCGATGGATGACAAGGCAACTGATGCTGAAAGGTCTCTTCTCCGCAAAAGTACTGCCAGTATGGGTTTTCCACCCATTTTGCCACGACTGATTCATCGCTCTCGTTGTACAACGCCTTCAGGTAATGCAGTCCCACCATCAACCGTACAGGCAATGGCGGTCGCCCTCCGTCGGTGGTCATCGTTGTGCCAAAGTCTTGCTCCAAACTCTCCCAGTCCAGCAGATTTGCCAGTTTGAACAACGCATGCTGCGCGTTCAGTTGGGCTTTCAGTTTTGGAGCTTCTGAGCTTGATTTTCCGGATGGTGTTTTCGAGAATCCGGTCATGGGTTTTGCAAGATTTTGAACAGTTTGAGTGATTTTCTTGCAATATTATCATTGTTGCTCATTGCTTAGAAGCCTCATCCCGATTACGCTTCTAGGTTTTTCAAGGACGACTAATGTAACCTTGCTCATAACTTGTCATTAGATAGCTATAAGCTTTAGCAGCTTCAGCGTAGCGATGAGCATACATAAACCATAAAAGCTGGTTACGCTGCTTATCAAGGTAAGAGAAAAGAATACTCTGATCTAAACGCTGTAGCTGCTCAGGCGATAGCTCTGCACGAATAAAGTCTCGAAAGCTGTTGTGAAACACTCGACAACCTGCATCGGAAACCTCCATGAGGTGTTTTATTTAGTTGAACAAGAGTTCGCCTTCAAAAACATCTGTTACCTCAGCTATGCGAAGAAGCTCTGAAACTTGGACTCGGAAATTAAGTCGTGCTGCTATACCACATAATTTCTTTAACTGAGGTTCCCTATCAAACTCGCTCCAAAGAACACTATAGTAAGAATCGGTAGTGTTCTAGATGTGTGGGCATAACGTTATACTGCTCGCCGGTAGTGTTCTAGATGTGTGGGCATAACGTTATACTGCTCGCCCGAACTCATGACGATTGATGAATAATCCAATCACAGTATCATGCATCTTCTCAGTCTTGGAAAAACAGATCGTCTTTCTGGCAAGCCGCTTGATCCGAGTTCTCAAAGTTAGATGTTTCCGCTCAATGCGCTGTGTGTTGGCTTTGCCAACCGTATGGTGCTGCTCATCTAGCAATCGCAAGTAAGCTCCCCAACTATCGGTGTAAAACCGTTGAATCGAAAAAGGAGCTAACAGTTGCTGAAGTTGCTTAAGAGCTGAGTCTTCATGGGTGGCTAGCACATAGGCAAGGACTTTTCCAGTTTGATGGTCAATCGCGTGCCACAACCATCGTTGATGCTGCTTTGACTCGACAAAACTCCACATCTCGTCCATCTCCGCCGCCTCGACTCTGACGACCATGACTGCAGTGTTATCCGGTTGGTGCTGTTCGAGCAGACTTATGTTTACTTGTTCAAGTTGACTTGACTTTTTTTCAGCGTTTCAATCACAGTCGTTGGGCTAATCTTCAACACTCTGGCGGTATCACGAATACCACTGCCGTTGATTGCCATGTCGCTGATTTGCGCTTTGACTTCAGGCAGTCGTCCTCGATAGCTAAAGTTCAAGATAAATGATCGTCTCGAACACTCTAAGTTACGGCAACAATACCGTTGTTTTCCAGCAGCACTGCGACCATGCTTAACGACATCCACACTCTGGCAATCGGGACATTGAACAGGTTCTAGGACCATCTCGACTCAGCCCTCTAACACATCGTTTTCATTCTGCCATATATCCACATATCTAGAACACTACCCTTGCGATCAAAGGCAACTGCCTTTCTTCCAAAGCTTCTTAGAAGATTGGCAAGCTTATCAAGCAAATAAAGGCACTTATCCGGCAGGCTTACTTACTCTCAGTTCAGCCCTCCTAGTCTGGAGAGAAGGCGAAGGTCAGGGTGCCCCATGGAATGTGAACCATCTTGCTCTCTATTGCACCTTCGATACTCGTTTAATGAGCGCAGAAGGCACACTAGAAGCCCAACAGGAAAAGGTTGCGAAAACCCTCAAAAAGCTGACCCATCCAAACCCAGATCCTCGCAATCATTCAACACTCGATCGCTTGCAGAACTTACCCGAACGTCCTAGCCGGACTCCTTACGTGGGCAATCCCGAAATTCTAGTTGGCATCAGTATTGGGTTGGCTGACCCGATCACAGTAGCAGTTGTCAATGGCAGAACTGGAGAGATTCTCGCCTATCGTACACCTCGTGCATTGCTCGGTGAGCAATACCACTTGCTCAACCGTCACCGTAAAGAGCAGCAGCACCGCTTGCAGCGTCACAAAAATCAACAGCGTGGAGTCGCATACCAACCCTCAGAATCAGAACTGGGTCAGTATGTTGACCAGCTGTTGGCAAATTCCACCATTGACCTCGCTCGAACTTACCAAGCCGGCAGCATTGTAGTGCCTAACCTGAAGAACGTTCGAGATTTACTCGCCAGTGAGATTCAAGCAAGGGCTGAACAGAAGTGCCCAGGATCCGTTGCAGCTCAAAAGCAATACGCTAAAGCGTATCGTCAGGCAATCCATCAATGGAGTTACAACAGACTGATTCAAGCCATCTGTAGTCAAGCGACTCAACGGGGTATCACCGTTGAAGTCGGATCCCAGCCTCTCAAAGGCAATCCTCAAGAATTGGCAAAAGATATCGCGATCGCAGCTTATTACGCTCGTGCGATCACGGCAAAATAGTCTGACTTTACAGTACGTCCGAACCAAGACAAGTTAAGATATGAGCAACAGCGCCGCAGTTCAAGCTCTCTAAGCCGCTGAACTGTGAAAAATGAGGGTCAGTTTGGTCGTTGTGAGACGACTGTGCTTTCCGACCCTGGTAGCTGCCCGCTCGCTGACTGCCATCCTGGTACAGGTTTCGATTTGAGATTTGTGTGGGGATGGGAAGCTGTAGTTGTGGAGCCCGTTCTTCAACTATAGCGCAGGTGCGCGCCCAGCAGAAGTGAGTCAAGCCTCCACCTCGTGAAGGCACAGGGGCATTATCTCATCAATTACTTGGTGCTGATAGTGTGACTGAAGTTGCAGCTACTGAATCGCCTCCGAGCAAGGAGGAGTCCTCCAATTCTTTTTGGCAAACCGCAGCGAGGGCAAAATCCCCGGGAGGTTCGCCAAACCGCTAGGAGCCACTACTAGTGAACCTTTCATCCAGTTGAGGTATGTCGAAGTAAGTTTTCCAGAAAGTTGAAAGAGTACTTTTTAGCGAGGTTTGCCAAAAGGCAGCTTGGAAAGCTTACAGGAGAAGAATTCTAGCGCTGGGAGTTGCGATCAGCCTCCCACGAATAGGTGGGCTGAAAGTCGAGAATGAGTTGGGGAAACCCCACCAATGCTCGTGTTGCGATCAGCCTCCCACGAATAGGTGGGCTGAAAGTTGGGATGATCAGCAGCTCAATCAGTACGCCGATGTTGCGATCAGCCTCCCACGAATAGGTGGGCTGAAAGAAAAGATGATGCTTGTTGTGCCAGCTGATCGGATTATTGCAATCAGCCTCCCACGAATGGGTGGGCTGAAAGCTCAGAGCAGAAAGTATAAATACTATGAGCTCAATGTGATTGTTGAAACATCAAATTCAATTAGCCTCAGCAAGAGGTAGCAAGTTGAATTTATAAACTACTTAACTACTAGCAACTTAATAAATCCAAACCAAAAGAGCTAACACACTAATATTTTCTATTGGAGGACTGAAAGGTGCATTCGATTCGTAATTGGTCAGCATTCTTTCTTGATTTCAAGTGACATAAATCTGCAAGTCGCATTATTGAAACAAATAGCGACATTAATCTGCGAAGAGCAGGGATTTACTAATTTGCGACACTAATTTGCGAAATGATATCCATATTG is part of the Leptolyngbya boryana PCC 6306 genome and harbors:
- a CDS encoding IS5 family transposase → MTGFSKTPSGKSSSEAPKLKAQLNAQHALFKLANLLDWESLEQDFGTTMTTDGGRPPLPVRLMVGLHYLKALYNESDESVVAKWVENPYWQYFCGEETFQHQLPCHPSSLGNWRRRVGVDGLEKLLSQVIKTAMQCEALSPQDVKQVIVDTTVQEKAIAFPTDARLYDKARRTLVRMARKHQVKLRQTYVRVGKQVLLKQSRYAAARQGRRAQKQTRILRTYLGRVIRDLERKLKPMPEAVAVLLKSAKRIYQQQKQDKGKCYSIHAPEVECIAKGKAHKPYEFGCKVVLTTTNASNWIVGIAAQHGNPYDGSTLTPAIEQVERLTDIRPNHATVDQGFRGKDHHPQDVEVLVCDTRKRTGKARRLFKRRSAIEPVIGHSKSDHCLGRNYLKGQLGDSLNALLAGCGFNLRKLFRAVMVLEVEPA
- the cas12k gene encoding type V CRISPR-associated protein Cas12k (Type V-K CRISPR systems have also been known as with the large Cas12k protein, has also been known as type V-U5, and Cas12k as C2c5.) yields the protein MSTYLEHYPCDQRQLPFFQSFLEDWQAYQANKGTYPAGLLTLSSALLVWREGEGQGAPWNVNHLALYCTFDTRLMSAEGTLEAQQEKVAKTLKKLTHPNPDPRNHSTLDRLQNLPERPSRTPYVGNPEILVGISIGLADPITVAVVNGRTGEILAYRTPRALLGEQYHLLNRHRKEQQHRLQRHKNQQRGVAYQPSESELGQYVDQLLANSTIDLARTYQAGSIVVPNLKNVRDLLASEIQARAEQKCPGSVAAQKQYAKAYRQAIHQWSYNRLIQAICSQATQRGITVEVGSQPLKGNPQELAKDIAIAAYYARAITAK
- a CDS encoding GTPase domain-containing protein encodes the protein MSRAEKIEQIIAKRQPLVAIVESNKANLITLSTSLESLQERCSQLLTHRTEVEISKGLRKKLDELRSEIATAIADLDRLMVRFKRPTLNIGVIGRARQGKSRLLRSLTGLSEVEIPDSRGEFCTGARSKILHSDSTESATGQAYFYSEQDFLQEVIHPYYTNLSLGELPATLDALKEIPALPENKQTLSGRALYGHLRKTYVKQLDDYRPLFLKGDIPITAAEIRDYVTQDQTNDQGKPILNYLAVREVVITCRFPQADIGKIALVDLPGIGDINYVDEERLTNTLRQDVDFVLFVRMPGSKGDSLQDFDVQLYEKARESLKELPIQLWSMMVLNWVKGDEKTDNFHLCEKYISRMDEFNIEVSDRVIADCDDSREAQTKVLDPVLDYLAHEIEALDKQYAQSCQAQLDQLQRKVLVELEKASTILVQADLYQIFQENFETFWKRDLPGALEDFIIDKSRKRKDSEAQFKAKVANVIKKCQTETRLPSSVDVKITRDYHESFNTAYNSYLPRLRADLARQFLSLDGQFQDYLETVKSELTDVLVKKAKLKGLSSAKGSQFFQDVLERIRAVPGAEAQFREIQLGFETLSVFNVSYAGIIQRQVRAYLDKLTPDESEVADLKPITSSQIHEQVLEIVKSASPEAVKGLTFDHCLEVIKQAFPEPSPVPSNPSGETIAFTLSHFLKSSDVLVLWQLPVVKMMIEFGLERLKSAIAQSPEVLPSPRVIHSELLEKDPDVDRKLPIEQIEATLKLLRDRTIDGCDAVLQQMLHEPNEVAYVMVREFVDRVLRAESAEREWNRFLHREQIHVWEELRQIETRANQQQEWQKLVDAAKHHASNLKVIA
- a CDS encoding IS1 family transposase (programmed frameshift), which gives rise to MVLEPVQCPDCQSVDVVKHGRSAAGKQRYCCRNLECSRRSFILNFSYRGRLPEVKAQISDMAINGSGIRDTARVLKISPTTVIETPEKKSSQLEQVNISLLEQHQPDNTAVMVVRVEAAEMDEMWSFVESKQHQRWLWHAIDHQTGKVLAYVLATHEDSALKQLQQLLAPFSIQRFYTDSWGAYLRLLDEQHHTVGKANTQRIERKHLTLRTRIKRLARKTICFSKTEKMHDTVIGLFINRHEFGRAV